The following are encoded together in the Prionailurus viverrinus isolate Anna chromosome B3, UM_Priviv_1.0, whole genome shotgun sequence genome:
- the DEGS2 gene encoding sphingolipid delta(4)-desaturase/C4-monooxygenase DES2 yields MGNCAGRTDFEWVYTDQPHTQRRKEMLAKYPALKALMRPDPRLKWTVLGLVLAQLLACWLVRGLAWRWLLFWAYAFGGCVNHSLTLAIHDISHNAAFGTGRAARNRWLAVFANLPVGVPYAASFKKYHVDHHRYLGGDGLDVDVPTRLEGWLFCTPARKLLWLALQPLFYSLRPLCVHPKAVTRMEVLNALVQLAADAAIFALWGLKPVVYLLASTLLGLGLHPISGHFVAEHYMFLKGHETYSYYGPLNWITFNVGYHVEHHDFPSIPGCNLPLVRKIAPEYYDHLPQHHSWVKVLWDFVLEDSLGPYARVKRVCKLAEERL; encoded by the exons ATGGGCAACTGCGCGGGTCGCACGGATTTCGAGTGGGTCTACACCGACCAGCCGCACACGCAGCGGCGCAAAGAGATGCTCG CCAAGTACCCGGCCCTCAAGGCCCTGATGCGGCCCGACCCTCGCCTCAAGTGGACGGTGCTGGGGCTGGTGCTGGCGCAGCTGCTGGCCTGCTGGCTGGTGCGGGGCCTGGCGTGGCGCTGGCTGCTCTTCTGGGCCTACGCGTTCGGGGGCTGCGTGAACCACTCGCTGACGCTCGCCATCCACGACATCTCGCACAACGCCGCCTTCGGCACGGGCCGCGCCGCGCGCAACCGCTGGCTCGCCGTGTTCGCCAACCTGCCGGTGGGGGTGCCCTACGCCGCCTCCTTCAAGAAGTACCACGTGGACCACCACCGCTACCTGGGCGGCGACGGGCTGGACGTGGACGTGCCCACGCGCCTCGAGGGCTGGCTCTTCTGCACGCCGGCCCGCAAGCTGCTGTGGCTGGCGCTGCAGCCCCTGTTCTACTCGCTGCGGCCGCTGTGCGTGCACCCCAAGGCCGTGACCCGCATGGAGGTGCTCAACGCGCTGGTGCAGCTGGCCGCCGACGCCGCCATCTTCGCCCTCTGGGGGCTCAAGCCCGTGGTCTACCTGCTGGCCAGCACGCTGCTGGGCCTGGGCCTGCACCCCATCTCGGGCCACTTCGTGGCCGAGCACTACATGTTCCTCAAGGGCCACGAGACCTACTCCTACTACGGGCCCCTCAACTGGATCACCTTCAACGTGGGCTACCACGTGGAGCACCACGACTTCCCCAGCATCCCGGGCTGCAACCTGCCCCTG GTGCGGAAGATCGCACCCGAGTACTACGACCACCTACCGCAGCACCACTCGTGGGTGAAGGTGCTCTGGGACTTCGTGCTGGAGGACTCCCTGGGGCCCTACGCCAGGGTGAAGCGGGTGTGCAAGCTGGCGGAGGAGCGTCTGTGA